Proteins co-encoded in one Pseudostreptobacillus hongkongensis genomic window:
- a CDS encoding 2,3-butanediol dehydrogenase gives MKMKAARWYGRRDVRVEEVEVPSVGPKDVKIAVKYAGICGSDLHEYLGGPIFIPVEKEHPYSHVKAPLTMGHEFCGEIVEVGSEVTRVKVGDRVTVEPILAKNGLEGQYNLDPNLGFVGLASNGGFAEFCVVDGGLVHKLPDNVDYEQGALTEPAAVALYAVRQSKLKAGDSSVVFGCGPIGLLIIEALRAAGSTKIYAVELSPERQAKAKELGAIVVDPSKVDAVAYIKEQTNGGADVSYEVTGVPKVLQQSIEVVKNDGECMVVSIWESEASIHPNEIVIKEKTVKGIIAYRNCFPAVLELMGQGYFSKEKLVTKKILVDDIVKEGFEALVAEKSQVKILVSPK, from the coding sequence ATGAAAATGAAAGCCGCTAGATGGTATGGAAGAAGAGATGTTCGTGTAGAAGAAGTGGAAGTACCAAGTGTAGGACCAAAAGATGTAAAAATTGCTGTAAAATATGCAGGTATTTGTGGAAGTGATTTACATGAATATTTAGGAGGACCTATATTTATTCCAGTTGAAAAAGAACATCCATATTCTCACGTTAAAGCACCATTAACTATGGGACATGAATTTTGTGGAGAAATAGTTGAAGTTGGTTCAGAAGTGACAAGAGTTAAAGTAGGAGATAGAGTTACAGTTGAGCCAATATTAGCTAAAAATGGATTAGAAGGACAATATAACTTAGATCCAAACTTAGGATTCGTTGGACTTGCTTCTAATGGTGGATTTGCAGAATTCTGTGTTGTTGATGGAGGACTTGTACATAAATTACCAGATAATGTTGATTATGAACAAGGTGCGTTAACAGAACCAGCTGCTGTTGCGTTATATGCAGTAAGACAAAGTAAATTAAAAGCAGGAGATAGTTCAGTTGTATTTGGATGTGGACCTATAGGATTATTAATAATAGAAGCTTTAAGAGCTGCAGGTTCTACTAAAATATATGCAGTAGAATTATCACCAGAGCGTCAAGCAAAAGCTAAAGAATTAGGAGCAATAGTTGTTGATCCTTCAAAAGTTGATGCAGTTGCATACATTAAAGAACAAACAAATGGTGGAGCAGATGTTTCTTATGAAGTAACAGGAGTACCTAAAGTATTACAACAATCTATAGAAGTTGTTAAAAACGATGGAGAATGTATGGTAGTAAGTATTTGGGAATCTGAAGCTTCAATTCATCCAAATGAAATTGTTATTAAAGAAAAAACTGTTAAAGGAATAATAGCATATAGAAATTGTTTCCCAGCAGTTTTAGAATTAATGGGACAAGGTTATTTCTCAAAAGAAAAATTAGTAACTAAGAAAATATTAGTAGATGATATAGTTAAAGAAGGATTTGAAGCATTAGTAGCTGAAAAGAGCCAAGTTAAAATATTAGTATCACCTAAATAA